In a single window of the Ciconia boyciana chromosome 7, ASM3463844v1, whole genome shotgun sequence genome:
- the TMEM69 gene encoding transmembrane protein 69, which yields MFPRIQRCCFHTPFKLQKLTGPRLLLYGKNKTTCSSLGLCLQRDVCLLSRSPSLNPASVYATKLQAFHTSLPFFKKKTPKESETKDSGVLQQSVKSLKDPPKPALYLSLAGLIPFVSVPLSMAVQGTYYPELAFAQITYGAVTVSFLGGMRWGFALPENSPAKPDWLNLANSTVPLLLAWQALLFKDSSHGAIMLVMALGIALHYDLSLLPTYPRWFKVLRVVGTVVMVLSLLATATLKIISEEQLSNSKNTWQNTK from the exons ATGTTTCCTCGCATACAACGATGCTGCTTCCACACACCTTTCAAA CTCCAGAAGTTAACCGGTCCCAGACTACTACTGTATGGAAAGAATAAGACAACTTGCTCTTCTCTTGGCCTCTGTCTGCAGAGAGATGTGTGTCTTCTCTCAAGGTCTCCAAGCCTCAACCCAGCATCAGTATATGCAACAAAGCTCCAGGCTTTTCACacctctctccccttcttcaagaagaaaaccCCCAAAGAATCTGAGACCAAAGACTCGGGTGTATTGCAACAAAGCGTGAAATCACTAAAGGATCCTCCAAAGCCAGCCCTTTACTTAAGCCTTGCAGGGCTAATTCCGTTTGTTTCTGTGCCACTGTCAATGGCTGTCCAAGGCACCTACTACCCAGAGCTGGCATTTGCTCAGATTACGTATGGTGCTGTAACAGTCTCTTTCCTAGGGGGAATGAGGTGGGGGTTTGCTCTCCCAGAAAACAGCCCTGCCAAGCCAGACTGGCTGAACCTGGCTAACAGTACAGTTCCTCTTCTGCTTGCCTGGCAAGCCTTACTTTTTAAAGATAGCAGTCATGGTGCAATAATGCTAGTAATGGCCTTAGGGATAGCACTACATTATGacctttcccttcttcctaCTTATCCTAGGTGGTTTAAAGTACTGAGGGTAGTGGGAACAGTGGTGATGGTCTTATCGCTATTAGCTACTGCAACGTTGAAGATTATTTCAGAGGAGCAGCTAagtaacagcaaaaatacatggcagaacacaaaataa